A window from Microbacterium profundi encodes these proteins:
- a CDS encoding pentapeptide repeat-containing protein produces MARTPDSPAAPRVSNPDIPARLGNAVAARSADLLADRLDLSGRVDLAYASLEQCVVAADADSVDLVGATILDVDMTDVRIASLSLRNAGIRRLRITGGRIGTLDLSGARIDELEMRDVRIDYLNLGGAKGTDMLIAHSTIRTLDMPQAQLVRVLFEDCRSDEVDPRGLRATDVDLRGLDAMSYVDTNGLKGVTLTGHQVQLLAPALATGVGIRVQD; encoded by the coding sequence GTGGCCCGCACCCCTGACTCCCCCGCTGCTCCCCGCGTCTCCAACCCCGATATCCCGGCTCGCCTCGGCAACGCTGTTGCTGCGCGCAGCGCAGATCTCCTCGCTGACCGGCTCGATCTTTCCGGCCGCGTCGACCTCGCCTACGCGTCGCTGGAGCAGTGCGTCGTTGCTGCAGATGCCGACAGCGTCGACCTCGTCGGCGCCACGATCCTCGATGTCGACATGACTGACGTCCGCATCGCGTCGCTGAGCCTGCGGAATGCCGGGATCCGCAGGCTCCGCATCACTGGCGGCCGCATCGGCACGCTTGACCTCAGCGGCGCCCGCATCGATGAGCTCGAGATGCGCGACGTGCGCATCGACTACCTGAATCTCGGTGGCGCGAAAGGTACTGACATGCTGATCGCCCATTCCACGATCCGTACCCTCGACATGCCTCAGGCCCAGCTCGTGCGGGTCTTGTTCGAGGATTGCCGCAGCGACGAGGTCGACCCTCGCGGGCTACGTGCCACTGACGTCGATCTGCGCGGACTCGACGCGATGTCGTACGTCGACACGAACGGGCTGAAGGGCGTCACCCTCACGGGCCACCAGGTACAGCTGCTCGCGCCCGCGCTCGCCACGGGCGTCGGCATCCGCGTTCAGGACTGA
- a CDS encoding type IV toxin-antitoxin system AbiEi family antitoxin domain-containing protein, whose product MLHPTAPDPVELVIELGGVVRTQRLKKKGVSRSSLERAVAAGELLRFRRGWVATKDADPVLVAAARAGVVVTCISQAARLGLWVHEKPEKIHVGADPHGAGGKTERAHVHWSIPMLPRHPDALVDPIENVLALVADCEPFEQALATWESALNKGLVTIPGLAEFPWKDAARDLLERANPFADSGTETYIRERLRWLKLRLLIQTWIAGHRVDVLIGSRLVLQIDGKHHVGAQRSEDIRHDAELRLMGYHVIRVSYQQLMHDWPAVQDLIMRAVAQGLHLTA is encoded by the coding sequence ATGCTGCATCCGACTGCCCCTGACCCTGTCGAACTCGTGATCGAGTTGGGAGGTGTCGTGCGTACGCAGCGCCTGAAGAAAAAGGGAGTGAGCCGCTCGAGCCTGGAGCGCGCGGTGGCCGCCGGAGAACTTCTCCGGTTCCGACGCGGGTGGGTGGCGACGAAAGACGCGGACCCGGTGCTGGTGGCCGCAGCACGTGCCGGTGTCGTCGTCACCTGCATCTCGCAGGCTGCCAGGCTCGGGCTGTGGGTCCACGAGAAGCCCGAAAAGATTCATGTCGGGGCAGATCCGCATGGTGCAGGAGGCAAAACCGAGCGCGCGCACGTGCACTGGTCGATACCGATGCTGCCGCGGCATCCGGATGCCCTGGTCGATCCGATCGAGAACGTGCTCGCGCTCGTCGCGGACTGTGAGCCGTTCGAACAGGCGCTGGCTACTTGGGAATCCGCACTCAACAAGGGCCTGGTGACCATTCCAGGCCTCGCCGAGTTTCCCTGGAAGGACGCAGCGCGCGATCTGCTCGAGCGGGCAAATCCGTTCGCCGATTCGGGCACCGAGACATACATCCGAGAGCGCTTGCGGTGGTTGAAACTGAGGCTGCTGATCCAAACGTGGATTGCCGGGCACCGGGTCGACGTGCTCATCGGCAGCCGGCTCGTGCTGCAGATCGACGGCAAGCATCATGTGGGTGCCCAGCGAAGTGAGGACATCCGCCACGACGCCGAGCTCCGACTCATGGGATACCACGTGATCCGAGTCAGCTATCAGCAGCTGATGCACGATTGGCCCGCTGTGCAGGATCTGATCATGCGCGCCGTGGCGCAGGGCTTGCATCTCACGGCCTGA